In Arcobacter ellisii, a genomic segment contains:
- the rsmI gene encoding 16S rRNA (cytidine(1402)-2'-O)-methyltransferase, with translation MLCLVPTPIGNLEDISNRSLRILLEAELIFCEDTRVTKKLLNLLGEKNNLDFSNKEFKSFHSHNETQVLQTLDKETFSKNVVYVSDAGMPCVSDPGATLVDYCIKNQIPYDVLPGANAILTAYAMSGFSHTTFSFYGFLDHKGASRASKLSDVLNDDKLAILYESPHRLLKLLEELKEKEPNRTIFLAKEISKIHQKTFKDSALNLFNEFKKVDIKGEWVVIVEPKEKIGFNLDLEDITSLDIAPKIKAKLIAKMTGQSIKEVYQQILDKIPE, from the coding sequence ATGTTGTGCTTAGTTCCAACTCCAATAGGAAACCTTGAAGATATTTCAAACAGGTCTTTAAGGATTCTTTTGGAAGCGGAACTTATTTTTTGTGAAGATACAAGAGTAACAAAAAAACTTCTAAATCTTTTAGGTGAAAAAAATAACCTAGACTTTTCAAACAAAGAATTCAAATCTTTCCATTCTCATAATGAAACTCAAGTTTTACAAACTTTAGATAAAGAGACTTTTTCTAAAAATGTTGTTTATGTAAGTGATGCTGGAATGCCTTGTGTTAGTGACCCAGGTGCAACTTTGGTTGATTATTGTATAAAAAATCAAATTCCTTATGATGTACTTCCAGGTGCAAATGCTATTTTAACTGCTTATGCAATGAGTGGTTTTTCACATACAACTTTTTCTTTTTATGGATTTTTGGACCATAAAGGTGCTAGTCGTGCTTCAAAACTTAGTGATGTTTTAAATGATGATAAACTTGCAATTTTATATGAATCACCTCATAGACTTTTAAAACTTCTTGAAGAGTTAAAAGAAAAAGAACCAAATAGAACAATATTTTTAGCAAAAGAGATAAGTAAAATTCACCAAAAAACTTTTAAAGATTCTGCGTTAAACCTATTTAATGAATTTAAAAAAGTTGATATAAAAGGTGAATGGGTTGTAATAGTTGAACCAAAAGAAAAAATTGGTTTTAATCTTGACTTAGAAGATATAACATCTTTAGATATTGCACCAAAAATAAAAGCTAAATTAATAGCTAAAATGACTGGACAATCAATAAAAGAGGTTTATCAACAAATTTTGGATAAAATCCCCGAATGA
- a CDS encoding MATE family efflux transporter encodes MKTNSKNLLNENISSLLKQLAIPASTGMLFNTLYNVVDTFYAGFISTQAVSALTISFMVFFLIIGLGYGFSSAITAILGNSFGKRKNKQASIYAHKGLLFIPILGVFLTILGYIFAPSMFVLLGAKDEYLQDAITYINPILFGTIFFMFNFSLNSILVALGDTKTYRNTLIFGFFANLVLNPLFMFGFLFIPAMGLSGISFATVLIQIINMIYMFYKVLQTKVIHFEKLSYFLPDLRVYKLFLTQGIPSSLNMLIMSIGSVILTYFVAQYGVMAVAGYGIAFRVEQLMLLPILGLSTAVLTIVSNNFGAKKYDRVIETLRISIKYGFILSTIGILILTIFGKFLISLFDSTAIVIDFGIKYLLVEIWIFYAYVVLFICVSTLQAIKQPKMILYIALYRQIIAKLLIAYVIVKLFELDFIYLWLGILVMIYSAAIFAYFYTNNLLKTICNKTI; translated from the coding sequence TTGAAAACTAACTCAAAAAACTTACTAAACGAAAATATTTCATCTTTACTAAAACAATTAGCAATTCCTGCAAGTACAGGAATGCTTTTTAATACTCTATATAATGTAGTAGATACATTTTACGCAGGATTTATCTCAACTCAAGCTGTTTCTGCTTTAACCATATCATTTATGGTATTTTTCCTAATTATTGGTTTAGGATATGGTTTTAGTTCAGCTATAACTGCAATACTAGGAAACTCTTTTGGTAAAAGAAAAAATAAACAAGCATCTATTTATGCACATAAAGGTTTACTTTTTATTCCTATACTTGGTGTTTTTCTTACTATTTTGGGTTATATTTTTGCTCCGTCTATGTTTGTATTACTTGGTGCAAAAGATGAGTATTTACAAGATGCAATTACTTATATAAATCCTATTTTATTTGGAACAATATTTTTTATGTTTAATTTTTCCCTAAACTCTATTTTAGTTGCTTTAGGAGATACAAAAACATATAGAAATACTTTGATATTTGGTTTCTTTGCTAACTTAGTTCTAAATCCATTGTTTATGTTTGGTTTTTTATTTATTCCAGCAATGGGACTATCAGGTATTTCATTTGCTACTGTTTTAATTCAAATAATAAATATGATTTATATGTTTTATAAAGTCTTACAAACAAAAGTTATTCATTTTGAAAAACTTTCATATTTTTTACCCGATTTAAGAGTCTATAAACTATTTTTAACTCAAGGAATTCCTTCTAGTTTAAATATGCTTATTATGTCTATTGGTTCAGTTATACTTACTTATTTTGTTGCTCAATATGGTGTAATGGCAGTTGCAGGATATGGAATTGCTTTTAGAGTTGAACAACTTATGCTTTTACCAATTTTGGGACTTAGCACTGCTGTTTTAACAATTGTTTCAAACAACTTTGGAGCAAAAAAATATGATAGAGTTATTGAAACTTTAAGAATCTCTATAAAATATGGATTTATTCTTTCTACTATTGGTATTTTAATTCTTACGATTTTTGGCAAATTTTTAATATCTTTATTTGATTCTACAGCAATAGTTATTGATTTTGGAATAAAATATTTATTAGTTGAGATATGGATATTTTACGCTTATGTAGTTTTATTTATTTGCGTATCTACTTTACAAGCAATAAAACAACCTAAAATGATTTTATATATTGCTTTATATAGACAAATTATTGCAAAACTTTTAATTGCATATGTGATTGTAAAACTTTTTGAATTGGATTTTATATATCTTTGGCTTGGTATATTAGTTATGATTTATAGTGCAGCAATTTTCGCATATTTTTATACAAATAATCTTTTAAAAACTATCTGTAATAAAACCATATAA
- the rlmB gene encoding 23S rRNA (guanosine(2251)-2'-O)-methyltransferase RlmB — protein MIIYGKQIVLYVLDNHPHLIEEVFLSKEIDKKLFTRFAKLDKKIHKVDNQKAQALAKGGNHQGFFLKLTPVGYTDLKEFKKMNFILVLDGVTDVGNIGAIARTAYSLGIEGLIASNIKTVNDSGVIRTSSGALLDLPFLVHPRSADLASELIDCGFTLIGATMDGVDLKKYGKIEKTDKVALFLGSEGEGISPKVAKKLDLKVSIAMEHEFDSLNVSVAAGILIYNLKR, from the coding sequence ATGATAATATACGGAAAACAAATTGTACTTTATGTACTTGATAATCACCCACATTTAATAGAAGAAGTTTTTCTTTCAAAAGAGATTGATAAAAAACTTTTTACAAGATTTGCAAAACTTGATAAAAAAATCCATAAAGTGGATAATCAAAAAGCTCAAGCATTAGCAAAAGGTGGAAACCATCAAGGTTTCTTTTTAAAACTTACTCCTGTTGGTTATACAGACTTAAAAGAGTTCAAAAAAATGAACTTCATTTTAGTTTTAGATGGTGTAACTGATGTTGGAAATATTGGTGCAATTGCTAGAACTGCTTACTCTTTAGGAATTGAAGGATTAATTGCTTCAAATATTAAAACTGTAAATGATTCTGGAGTTATAAGAACAAGTTCTGGTGCTTTACTTGATTTACCATTTTTAGTTCATCCAAGAAGTGCTGATTTAGCAAGTGAATTAATCGATTGTGGATTCACACTAATTGGTGCAACAATGGATGGAGTTGATTTAAAAAAATATGGGAAAATAGAAAAAACTGATAAAGTTGCCCTGTTTTTAGGAAGTGAAGGGGAAGGAATTTCTCCAAAAGTTGCTAAAAAACTTGACTTAAAAGTATCTATTGCAATGGAGCATGAATTTGATTCATTAAATGTATCTGTTGCTGCTGGGATTTTAATTTACAATCTAAAAAGATAA
- a CDS encoding LL-diaminopimelate aminotransferase: MFHEFEFERMKRLPNYVFAEVNNIKMEARRAGIDVIDFSMGNPDGPAPQHITDKLIEASAKPKNHGYSASAGIYKLRLAICNWYKRKYNVDFLDPNKHACATMGSKEGYVHLVQAVVNVGDVAVVPDPTYPIHSYAFMLNGAAVHKFELGFDDSFKVDEDLFFERLQKTINESIPKVKFVVVNFPHNPSCATVTPEFYTKLVAMAKRERFYIISDIAYADITFDGYKTPSIFQAEGALDVAVECFTLSKSYNMAGWRVGCIVGNERLIGALKRIKSWLDYGMFTPIQIAATVALDGPQECVDEHVEKYRKRRDLMLETFADAGWVMNKPNASMFIWAKIPEVAAHLGSMEFSKQLLTQAQVAVSPGIGFGHYGDQYVRIALIENEKRIRQAAKNIKKYLKSLEK, translated from the coding sequence ATGTTCCACGAATTTGAATTTGAAAGAATGAAAAGACTTCCAAACTATGTGTTTGCAGAAGTAAATAATATTAAAATGGAAGCTAGACGTGCAGGAATTGATGTAATTGATTTTTCAATGGGAAATCCAGATGGTCCAGCACCACAACATATTACAGATAAATTAATTGAAGCATCTGCAAAACCAAAAAATCACGGTTATAGTGCAAGTGCAGGAATTTATAAATTAAGACTTGCTATTTGTAACTGGTATAAAAGAAAATATAATGTTGATTTCTTAGACCCAAATAAACACGCTTGTGCAACTATGGGTTCAAAAGAGGGATATGTTCATTTAGTTCAAGCTGTTGTAAATGTTGGAGATGTGGCAGTTGTTCCAGATCCTACTTATCCAATTCACTCATATGCTTTTATGTTAAACGGTGCGGCTGTTCATAAATTTGAATTAGGTTTTGATGATTCATTTAAAGTTGATGAAGATTTATTCTTTGAAAGATTACAAAAAACAATTAATGAATCAATTCCAAAAGTAAAATTTGTTGTTGTTAACTTCCCTCATAATCCTTCTTGTGCGACAGTAACACCTGAGTTTTATACAAAATTAGTAGCAATGGCAAAAAGAGAAAGATTTTATATTATCTCTGATATTGCATATGCTGATATTACATTTGATGGTTATAAAACTCCTTCTATCTTCCAAGCAGAAGGTGCTTTAGATGTTGCAGTTGAATGTTTTACATTAAGTAAATCATATAACATGGCAGGATGGAGAGTTGGATGTATCGTTGGAAATGAAAGATTAATCGGTGCATTAAAAAGAATTAAATCTTGGCTTGATTATGGAATGTTTACACCAATTCAAATTGCAGCTACTGTTGCACTTGATGGTCCACAAGAGTGTGTTGATGAACATGTTGAAAAATATAGAAAAAGAAGAGATTTAATGCTTGAAACATTTGCTGATGCAGGATGGGTTATGAATAAACCAAATGCATCTATGTTTATTTGGGCAAAAATCCCTGAAGTTGCAGCACACTTAGGAAGTATGGAATTTTCTAAACAATTATTAACTCAAGCTCAAGTTGCAGTAAGTCCAGGAATTGGATTTGGACACTATGGTGACCAATATGTAAGAATTGCTTTAATTGAAAATGAAAAAAGAATTAGACAAGCTGCAAAAAATATAAAGAAATATTTAAAATCATTAGAAAAATAG
- a CDS encoding efflux RND transporter permease subunit, with amino-acid sequence MVENIISYSVRNKFLVLFFIFILTLGSFWAVKNTSLDALPDLSPPQVIVQVEWSGQSPKTIEEQISYPLISSLMSLPNIETVRAMSSFSNAMIYIIFKDGTDLYDSRSRILEQLSTLQGTFPEGSSVQIGPDATGVGWAYEYALKSKTKSLEELRTLQDYYYKFALLGVDGVSEIASIGGYIKNYEITLNQDKLVQYDLSIDEIKKVLQANNSDTGGRIILENGYEHIITARGYLKSVVDIENITIKTLNNTPLKIKDIATVNITSTNRRGMADLDGEGETVGGIVVVRFGENPYKVINAVKEKLKTLNVPDVEVVEVYDRSSLIDKAIDTLKRTLVEESIIVMIIAGLFLFHFRSALIIIITLPITVLISFLLMKAFGIGSNIMSLGGIAIAIGAMVDATIVMVENAHKHLQGKENISKEERVSIIIESAKQVGRPIFFALILVVVSFLPIFALSGQEGRLFSPLAFTKSFAMMCGAILSITLVPILMIFLIKGKILKEEENLLNRFFIKLYSPLLHLSLKLKYLIVAIFVGTLVFAVTVYEKQKWEFMPMMNEQTFMYMPVTPYGIGIDLAKELAQKTNMVIKSFPEVESSFAKVGRAQTATDPAPLAMIETIITFKPQNEWREGMTYKKLMEEMDKNLQVNGLINSWTYPIRGRIDMLLTGIRTPLGIKLYGNNHELLETTASKIEQALKKYEGTLSVSADKMNSGYYLNIEINDEMISRYGISKKDVLEVVSLGVGGSQISTYLDKLERYPISLRFETTQREDIKALENLQIKTKLGYQPLRLFADLKYEEGPSVIKSEKALNVNFIYITPKDGFSAKQYKDEANKILKEIKLPDGYYFEWAGQSEYLESAMKKLTYIIPITFMIIFILIYLALKNLTYTFVIFFTLPFALTGGIFYLEYLNFNISIAVIVGFLALLGVAAETSIVMLVYLDEAIKEFYKNKEDFTNNNIVETIYKGAVLRLRPKLMTLFSILGGLIPIMYINGVGSEVMQRIAAPMIGGMVSSTFLTLIIIPAIFYIIILKRNNVSTH; translated from the coding sequence ATGGTAGAAAATATAATTTCATATAGCGTAAGAAATAAATTTTTAGTTCTATTTTTTATTTTTATATTAACACTTGGTTCTTTTTGGGCTGTAAAAAACACAAGTTTAGATGCCTTACCTGATTTATCTCCTCCTCAAGTAATAGTTCAAGTTGAATGGAGTGGACAAAGTCCAAAAACAATTGAAGAACAAATCTCTTATCCATTGATTTCAAGTTTGATGAGTTTGCCAAATATTGAAACTGTTCGTGCAATGAGTTCATTTTCAAATGCAATGATATATATTATTTTTAAAGATGGAACAGATTTATATGATTCAAGAAGTAGAATTTTAGAACAATTATCTACACTTCAAGGAACATTTCCAGAGGGGTCATCTGTTCAAATAGGTCCAGATGCAACAGGAGTTGGTTGGGCTTATGAATATGCATTAAAATCAAAAACAAAAAGTTTAGAAGAACTTAGAACTTTACAAGATTATTATTATAAATTTGCCCTACTTGGAGTTGATGGAGTTAGTGAAATTGCATCAATTGGTGGGTATATAAAAAATTATGAAATAACTCTAAATCAAGACAAATTAGTTCAATATGATTTGAGTATTGATGAAATTAAAAAAGTATTACAAGCAAACAATAGCGATACTGGTGGAAGAATAATTTTAGAAAATGGATATGAACATATTATAACTGCTCGTGGTTACTTAAAATCAGTTGTGGATATTGAAAATATTACAATCAAAACTTTAAATAATACACCACTAAAAATAAAAGATATTGCAACTGTTAATATCACTTCAACAAATAGAAGAGGAATGGCTGATTTAGATGGTGAAGGTGAAACAGTTGGAGGAATAGTAGTAGTTAGATTTGGTGAAAATCCATATAAAGTAATAAATGCAGTTAAAGAAAAACTAAAAACTCTAAATGTTCCTGATGTTGAAGTTGTTGAAGTTTATGATAGAAGTTCTTTGATTGATAAAGCTATAGATACATTAAAAAGAACATTGGTTGAAGAATCAATCATTGTTATGATTATTGCTGGATTATTTTTATTTCATTTTAGAAGTGCATTAATTATCATCATAACTTTACCAATTACCGTTTTAATTAGTTTTTTACTAATGAAAGCTTTTGGTATAGGTTCAAATATAATGAGTTTAGGTGGAATTGCTATTGCAATTGGAGCAATGGTTGATGCAACTATTGTAATGGTTGAAAATGCTCATAAACATCTACAAGGAAAAGAAAATATTTCAAAAGAAGAAAGAGTAAGTATCATAATTGAATCAGCTAAACAAGTAGGACGTCCAATATTTTTTGCATTAATACTTGTTGTAGTCTCTTTTTTACCAATCTTTGCTTTAAGTGGTCAAGAAGGAAGACTATTTTCTCCTTTAGCATTTACAAAATCATTTGCAATGATGTGTGGAGCAATTTTATCAATAACATTAGTACCTATTTTGATGATATTTTTGATAAAAGGGAAAATATTAAAAGAGGAAGAAAATTTATTAAATAGATTTTTTATAAAACTTTATTCACCACTTTTACATCTTTCTTTAAAATTGAAATATCTAATAGTAGCAATATTTGTAGGAACTTTAGTTTTTGCTGTAACAGTTTATGAAAAGCAAAAATGGGAATTTATGCCTATGATGAATGAACAAACTTTTATGTATATGCCTGTAACTCCTTATGGAATTGGGATTGATTTAGCAAAAGAGTTAGCACAAAAAACAAATATGGTAATCAAATCATTTCCTGAAGTTGAAAGTTCATTTGCAAAAGTAGGGCGTGCTCAAACTGCAACAGATCCAGCACCACTTGCGATGATAGAAACAATAATTACTTTTAAACCACAAAATGAGTGGAGAGAAGGTATGACATATAAAAAACTAATGGAAGAGATGGATAAAAATCTTCAAGTTAATGGACTTATAAATTCATGGACATATCCAATTCGTGGACGTATAGATATGCTTTTAACAGGAATTAGAACACCTTTAGGTATAAAACTATATGGAAATAATCACGAATTACTTGAAACTACAGCTTCAAAGATAGAACAAGCTTTAAAAAAATATGAAGGAACCTTATCTGTTTCAGCTGATAAAATGAATTCAGGATATTATTTGAATATTGAAATAAATGATGAAATGATTTCAAGATATGGAATAAGCAAAAAAGATGTATTAGAAGTAGTTTCATTAGGAGTAGGGGGAAGTCAAATTTCTACTTATTTAGATAAATTAGAACGATATCCTATAAGTTTAAGATTTGAAACAACTCAAAGAGAAGATATAAAAGCTTTAGAAAATTTACAAATAAAAACAAAATTAGGTTATCAGCCATTAAGACTTTTTGCAGATTTAAAATATGAAGAAGGACCATCAGTTATAAAATCAGAAAAAGCATTAAATGTTAATTTTATTTATATTACACCAAAAGATGGCTTCTCTGCAAAACAATATAAAGATGAAGCAAATAAGATTTTAAAAGAGATAAAGTTACCAGATGGTTACTATTTTGAATGGGCAGGGCAAAGTGAATATTTAGAATCAGCAATGAAAAAGTTAACTTATATTATTCCAATTACTTTTATGATTATATTTATTTTAATCTATTTAGCTTTGAAAAATTTAACTTATACTTTTGTTATATTTTTTACACTTCCTTTTGCATTAACTGGTGGAATATTCTATTTAGAATATCTAAATTTCAATATTTCTATTGCAGTTATTGTTGGATTTTTAGCTTTATTAGGTGTCGCAGCAGAGACTTCAATTGTAATGTTAGTTTATTTAGATGAAGCAATAAAAGAGTTTTATAAAAATAAAGAAGACTTTACAAATAATAATATTGTAGAAACTATATATAAAGGAGCAGTTTTGAGACTTCGTCCAAAACTTATGACTCTATTTAGTATTTTAGGAGGTTTGATTCCAATTATGTATATAAATGGCGTAGGAAGTGAAGTTATGCAAAGAATTGCAGCACCAATGATAGGTGGAATGGTAAGTTCAACATTTTTGACACTTATAATAATTCCTGCAATATTTTATATTATAATTTTAAAAAGAAATAATGTTTCTACACATTAA
- the miaA gene encoding tRNA (adenosine(37)-N6)-dimethylallyltransferase MiaA — protein sequence MKEIAIIGTTASGKTALSLEIANKTNSIILSLDSLCVYKEIDIVSAKPTVEERGDIVHFGIDEVYPNVDFDVIKFMELYKKAKNYALTHEKNLIVVGGTGFYLKALTEGLSLGIESKIKLDIPSDEAYELLYEIDKEYMQKIEKNDKYRIEKAYSIYKETGLSPTNYFEKNPKIALAKDLKIFEILWDKEELKKRINLRTNQMIKAGLIDEIIYLEKKYTRAPNCMSSIGIIETLEYLDGKLTKHELEEKISLNTAKLAKRQNTFNKSQFSDKTSNIIENLNSDIIKYFSI from the coding sequence ATGAAAGAAATAGCAATAATTGGAACAACTGCTTCAGGTAAAACTGCTTTATCTTTAGAAATAGCAAATAAAACAAACTCTATTATTTTATCATTGGATTCACTTTGTGTTTACAAAGAAATAGATATTGTTTCTGCAAAACCAACAGTTGAAGAAAGAGGAGATATTGTTCATTTCGGAATTGATGAGGTTTATCCTAATGTTGATTTTGATGTTATAAAATTTATGGAACTTTACAAAAAAGCAAAAAATTATGCTTTAACTCATGAAAAAAATTTAATCGTTGTTGGTGGAACAGGTTTTTATTTAAAAGCATTAACAGAAGGTTTGTCTTTAGGTATTGAATCAAAAATAAAACTTGATATACCTTCAGATGAAGCTTATGAACTTTTATATGAAATTGATAAAGAGTATATGCAAAAAATTGAAAAAAATGATAAATATAGAATAGAAAAAGCTTACTCAATCTACAAAGAAACAGGATTAAGTCCAACAAATTATTTTGAGAAAAACCCTAAAATTGCACTAGCAAAAGATTTAAAAATCTTTGAAATTTTGTGGGATAAAGAAGAGTTGAAAAAAAGAATAAATTTAAGAACAAATCAAATGATAAAAGCAGGTTTGATTGATGAAATTATTTATTTAGAAAAAAAGTACACAAGAGCACCAAATTGTATGTCATCAATTGGAATAATAGAAACGTTAGAATATTTAGATGGAAAACTTACAAAACATGAGTTAGAAGAAAAAATATCTTTAAATACAGCAAAACTTGCAAAAAGACAAAATACTTTCAATAAAAGTCAATTTTCAGATAAAACTTCAAATATAATAGAAAACTTAAATTCAGATATTATTAAGTATTTCTCGATATAA
- a CDS encoding homoserine dehydrogenase: MLKVGIIGVGTVGTSVANILLENKNIITARAGKEIVPTIGVVSNLDKKRDVSIKLTTNVDEILEDDSIDVVVELMGGVEKPYEIVKKALLKGKAVVTANKALLAYHRYELQELAGDIPFEFEAAVAGGIPIINALRDGLSANHIKSIQGIMNGTCNYMLTRMINDGVNYNDILKEAQELGYAEADPTFDVGGFDAAHKLLILGSIAYGIDVKPEDILIEGIQNITKADIDFAKEFEYSIKLLGIAKKVGSEIELRVHPVLIPQDKMIAKVDGVMNGISVVGDKVGETMFYGAGAGGDATASAVVANIIDIARKGKGSPMLGFENQPGEKISLMAKDNIQTKYYLRLEVADKSGTLAKVATILGDNSISIEAMMQKPLKTQNANLLLTTHTCVEKDILKAINELENSGVVLAKPAMIRIEE; this comes from the coding sequence ATGCTAAAAGTTGGAATTATAGGTGTTGGTACAGTTGGAACAAGCGTTGCAAATATTTTATTAGAAAATAAAAATATTATTACTGCACGTGCGGGAAAAGAGATTGTACCAACCATTGGTGTAGTTTCAAACTTAGACAAAAAAAGAGATGTTAGTATTAAATTAACTACTAATGTTGATGAAATATTAGAAGATGATTCTATTGATGTTGTAGTTGAATTAATGGGTGGAGTAGAAAAGCCTTATGAAATCGTAAAAAAAGCTTTACTAAAAGGAAAAGCTGTTGTTACTGCAAATAAGGCTTTATTAGCTTATCATAGGTATGAATTACAAGAGTTAGCTGGAGATATTCCATTTGAATTTGAAGCAGCAGTTGCTGGTGGAATTCCAATCATTAATGCTTTAAGAGATGGATTAAGTGCAAATCATATCAAATCTATTCAAGGTATTATGAATGGAACTTGTAACTATATGCTAACTCGTATGATTAATGATGGTGTTAATTATAATGATATTCTAAAAGAGGCTCAAGAATTAGGATATGCAGAGGCTGACCCAACGTTTGATGTTGGTGGTTTTGATGCAGCACATAAACTTCTAATTCTTGGTTCTATTGCATATGGAATTGATGTTAAACCAGAAGATATCTTAATAGAAGGTATTCAAAATATTACAAAAGCTGATATTGATTTTGCAAAAGAGTTTGAATACTCTATTAAACTTTTAGGAATTGCAAAAAAAGTTGGTAGTGAAATTGAATTAAGAGTTCATCCAGTTTTAATTCCACAAGATAAAATGATTGCAAAAGTTGATGGTGTAATGAATGGTATCTCTGTTGTTGGAGATAAAGTTGGTGAAACAATGTTTTATGGAGCAGGTGCTGGTGGAGATGCAACTGCATCAGCAGTTGTTGCAAATATTATTGATATTGCAAGAAAAGGAAAAGGTTCACCAATGCTTGGTTTTGAGAATCAACCAGGTGAAAAAATCTCTTTAATGGCAAAAGATAATATTCAAACAAAATATTATTTAAGACTTGAAGTTGCTGATAAATCAGGTACTTTAGCTAAAGTTGCAACTATCTTAGGAGATAACTCTATTTCAATTGAAGCAATGATGCAAAAACCGTTAAAAACACAAAATGCTAATCTTCTTTTAACAACACATACTTGTGTTGAAAAAGATATTTTAAAAGCTATCAATGAGTTAGAAAATTCTGGTGTTGTTCTTGCAAAACCAGCAATGATAAGAATAGAAGAGTAA
- a CDS encoding YceI family protein: protein MNFVTKVTSALILSMGFANAAIYDVDASHTNVGFTVKHMMITNVNGNFATYDANIDFDPATKTFKTFSATVETNSINTGIEKRDDHLRSEDFFASEKFPKMTFEMTSYKADGDDGEMKGNLTIRGITKPVTLKVEDIGTIKDFKNQNRVGFSLKGKINRMDYDLKWNKALELGGVAVAEEVKITVEVEAVEK from the coding sequence ATGAATTTTGTAACAAAAGTGACAAGTGCATTGATTTTAAGTATGGGTTTCGCAAATGCTGCTATTTATGATGTTGACGCCTCACATACAAATGTAGGTTTTACAGTAAAACATATGATGATTACAAATGTTAATGGAAATTTTGCTACTTATGATGCAAATATAGATTTTGATCCAGCAACAAAAACTTTTAAAACTTTTAGTGCTACAGTTGAAACAAATTCAATTAACACTGGAATAGAAAAAAGAGATGACCATTTAAGAAGTGAAGATTTTTTTGCTTCAGAAAAATTCCCTAAAATGACTTTTGAAATGACATCATATAAAGCAGATGGTGATGATGGTGAGATGAAAGGTAATTTAACAATTAGAGGAATTACTAAACCAGTTACTTTAAAAGTTGAAGATATAGGAACTATAAAAGATTTCAAAAATCAAAATAGGGTAGGATTTTCTTTAAAAGGTAAAATCAATAGAATGGATTATGATTTAAAATGGAACAAAGCTTTAGAGTTAGGTGGAGTTGCAGTTGCTGAAGAAGTAAAAATAACTGTTGAAGTTGAAGCAGTTGAGAAATAA
- the rpmE gene encoding 50S ribosomal protein L31, translating into MKKNIHPDYKVCTISCACGNTFETKSNVETLRIDICSSCHPFFTGEQKLVDAAGRVEKFKAKYNMAK; encoded by the coding sequence ATGAAAAAAAATATTCATCCAGATTACAAAGTTTGTACAATTTCTTGTGCTTGTGGTAACACTTTCGAAACAAAATCAAATGTTGAAACATTAAGAATTGATATTTGTTCTTCTTGTCACCCATTCTTCACTGGTGAGCAAAAACTTGTTGATGCTGCTGGTAGAGTTGAGAAATTCAAAGCTAAATATAACATGGCTAAATAG